In a single window of the Stigmatopora nigra isolate UIUO_SnigA chromosome 7, RoL_Snig_1.1, whole genome shotgun sequence genome:
- the LOC144199593 gene encoding acidic leucine-rich nuclear phosphoprotein 32 family member E-like, with the protein MEMDMKKRVHLELKDRSPSEVCVLALDACRSGDGEVEGVTEEFSALEVLRMVNVGLKSLAKLPPLPKLLELDLSDNAICGGLEALAQKCPNLTRLNISGNKTVDVAALEALKPLQKLKTLEVFGRQAGARDDRRRAVFRLLPQVTCLDGSNRRDDRTPDDEDGEDGEDAGPRGHHPDDDASEEEDDDDDDDDDDEDEEVGLSYLMKEGIQDDDEDDGDYVEEDEEEEEDGDDEEQAVRGDKRKRDDDDNDEDDEEEDDQ; encoded by the exons ATGGAAATGGACATGAAAAAGAGGGTCCATTTGGAGCTGAAGGACAGAAGTCCCTCGGAG GTGTGCGTGTTGGCTTTGGACGCGTGTCGCTCGGGCGACGGCGAGGTGGAAGGCGTGACGGAGGAGTTCTCCGCTCTGGAGGTTCTGCGCATGGTCAACGTGGGCCTCAAGTCGCTGGCCAAACTGCCGCCTTTGCCCAAACTGCTGGAG CTGGACTTGAGCGACAACGCCATCTGCGGCGGTTTGGAGGCGCTGGcccaaaagtgtcccaacctGACACGCCTCAACATCAGCGGGAATAAGACGGTGGACGTGGCCGCCCTGGAGGCTCTG AAACCCCTCCAGAAGCTCAAGACTCTGGAGGTATTCGGTCGGCAGGCCGGCGCACGGGACGACCGCCGCCGCGCCGTCTTCCGCCTCCTGCCTCAGGTGACGTGCCTGGACGGGTCGAATCGGCGGGACGACCGGACGCCAGATGACGAGGACGGCGAGGACG GCGAGGACGCCGGCCCCCGTGGCCACCACCCGGACGACGATGCCTCTGAGGAAgaggatgacgacgatgatgatgatgacgacgacgaggatGAGGAGGTGGGGCTGTCCTACCTGATGAAGGAAGGCATCCAG GACGACGACGAAGACGACGGCGACTACgtggaggaagacgaggaggaagaggaagacggAG ACGACGAGGAGCAGGCGGTCCGGGGCGACAAGAGGAAGcgggacgacgacgacaacgacgaaGACGACGAAGAGGAAGACGACCAATAG
- the LOC144199013 gene encoding uncharacterized protein LOC144199013 isoform X1 encodes MKKNKTGDVRQVRTATQEPERSDRADKAGWLRRFCGKGLFRGIWRSRFAVLGEQQLVLCEKEGHGAVEVLDLSHFRSCEDHVQKPKRKSGGKKERSKFALQRCHRQTGVNVVFLASSPEDKEAWINVLNGAIHRAKNKVLDQVTSDEARLHHPTRERARLRHGRRPPSRAHLLAAASRSEGTATSDPTDETGRSADEDGGQSPPAPDGALSYDPKWRSLPREAAAESGRSTERRRASAGQIRASPPEGRLRSLLGPEAARARRLLAEAAARDPARGMRTAEEMREEASRLLMEALEVLETAERLLNEAERLRELGGHPTPPPEAGPSDKAASVGPSPDGRLPVTA; translated from the exons ATGAAGAAGAACAAAACAGGCGACGTTCGCCAGGTGAGGACAGCAACCCAG GAGCCGGAGCGGTCGGACAGAGCCGACAAGGCGGGCTGGCTGCGGAGGTTCTGCGGCAAGGGGCTCTTCCGGGGGATCTGGAGGAGCCGCTTCGCGGTCCTCGGAGAACAACAGCTCGTGCTCTGCGAGAAGGAG GGGCACGGAGCCGTGGAGGTCCTGGACCTGAGCCACTTCCGCAGCTGCGAAGACCACGTCCAGAAGCCCAAAAGGAAAAGTGGCGGCAAAAAGGAGCGCAGCAAGTTTGCGCTGCAGCGCTGCCACCGCCAAACG GGCGTCAATGTTGTGTTCCTGGCCTCGAGCCCCGAGGACAAAGAGGCGTGGATCAACGTACTCAACGGCGCCATCCATCGGGCCAAGAACAAAGTCCTGGACCAG GTGACGTCGGACGAGGCCCGGCTGCATCACCCCACCAGAGAGCGAGCCCGGCTCCGTCACGGCCGCCGCCCGCCCAGTCGGGCTCACCTTTTGGCCGCG GCCTCCCGGTCGGAGGGGACGGCCACCTCGGATCCGACGGACGAGACGGGGCGGTCGGCCGACGAGGACGGGGGGCAGAGCCCGCCCGCCCCGGACGGCGCGCTCTCCTACGACCCGAAGTGGCGGAGCCTGCCGCGGGAGGCGGCCGCGGAATCCGGGAGATCCACGGAGAGACGGCGCGCCTCCGCCGGCCAGATCCGGGCCTCCCCGCCCGAGGGCCGCCTCCGAAGCCTGCTGGGCCCGGAGGCGGCTCGGGCCCGCCGGCTGctggcggaggcggcggcgcgGGACCCGGCCCGGGGGATGCGGACGGCGGAGGAAATGAGAGAGGAAGCCTCGCGGCTCCTGATGGAGGCGCTGGAGGTCCTGGAGACGGCCGAGCGGCTCCTGAACGAGGCCGAGCGGCTCCGGGAACTTGGGGGGCACCCGACACCCCCACCCGAGGCCGGCCCGTCGGACAAAGCCGCCTCCGTGGGCCCGTCTCCCGACGGCCGTCTTCCGGTCACGGCGTAA
- the LOC144199013 gene encoding pleckstrin homology domain-containing family O member 1-like isoform X2, giving the protein MKKNKTGDVRQEPERSDRADKAGWLRRFCGKGLFRGIWRSRFAVLGEQQLVLCEKEGHGAVEVLDLSHFRSCEDHVQKPKRKSGGKKERSKFALQRCHRQTGVNVVFLASSPEDKEAWINVLNGAIHRAKNKVLDQVTSDEARLHHPTRERARLRHGRRPPSRAHLLAAASRSEGTATSDPTDETGRSADEDGGQSPPAPDGALSYDPKWRSLPREAAAESGRSTERRRASAGQIRASPPEGRLRSLLGPEAARARRLLAEAAARDPARGMRTAEEMREEASRLLMEALEVLETAERLLNEAERLRELGGHPTPPPEAGPSDKAASVGPSPDGRLPVTA; this is encoded by the exons ATGAAGAAGAACAAAACAGGCGACGTTCGCCAG GAGCCGGAGCGGTCGGACAGAGCCGACAAGGCGGGCTGGCTGCGGAGGTTCTGCGGCAAGGGGCTCTTCCGGGGGATCTGGAGGAGCCGCTTCGCGGTCCTCGGAGAACAACAGCTCGTGCTCTGCGAGAAGGAG GGGCACGGAGCCGTGGAGGTCCTGGACCTGAGCCACTTCCGCAGCTGCGAAGACCACGTCCAGAAGCCCAAAAGGAAAAGTGGCGGCAAAAAGGAGCGCAGCAAGTTTGCGCTGCAGCGCTGCCACCGCCAAACG GGCGTCAATGTTGTGTTCCTGGCCTCGAGCCCCGAGGACAAAGAGGCGTGGATCAACGTACTCAACGGCGCCATCCATCGGGCCAAGAACAAAGTCCTGGACCAG GTGACGTCGGACGAGGCCCGGCTGCATCACCCCACCAGAGAGCGAGCCCGGCTCCGTCACGGCCGCCGCCCGCCCAGTCGGGCTCACCTTTTGGCCGCG GCCTCCCGGTCGGAGGGGACGGCCACCTCGGATCCGACGGACGAGACGGGGCGGTCGGCCGACGAGGACGGGGGGCAGAGCCCGCCCGCCCCGGACGGCGCGCTCTCCTACGACCCGAAGTGGCGGAGCCTGCCGCGGGAGGCGGCCGCGGAATCCGGGAGATCCACGGAGAGACGGCGCGCCTCCGCCGGCCAGATCCGGGCCTCCCCGCCCGAGGGCCGCCTCCGAAGCCTGCTGGGCCCGGAGGCGGCTCGGGCCCGCCGGCTGctggcggaggcggcggcgcgGGACCCGGCCCGGGGGATGCGGACGGCGGAGGAAATGAGAGAGGAAGCCTCGCGGCTCCTGATGGAGGCGCTGGAGGTCCTGGAGACGGCCGAGCGGCTCCTGAACGAGGCCGAGCGGCTCCGGGAACTTGGGGGGCACCCGACACCCCCACCCGAGGCCGGCCCGTCGGACAAAGCCGCCTCCGTGGGCCCGTCTCCCGACGGCCGTCTTCCGGTCACGGCGTAA
- the crdhl gene encoding uncharacterized protein crdhl isoform X1 — translation MSPPGAAFSVPSPEEGRAGAMLRGGAALGALLLICVAALRKWIAGGVCRSGRRQDGKTVLVTGANTGIGKETCRELARRGARVVMACRDMSRAGRAAQEIRASTGNGNVVTRHLDLASLYSVRQFAKDFLESEDRLDLLINNAGVMMCPRGLTEDGFETQFAVNHLSHFLLTNLLLPKLKSSAPSRVVTVASVAHRGGRRLPGAPSRRGAKARPSHVWLHVQVTSIFPISSSPLVRTGRCRATGRASWPTCSLAESWLAVSEVGHRRELLLRAPRRHPDRAGPPRGKPLPPVRGAAAAAGAPADEDAVAGQPDQPVLRRHARTGGVFGLLLQRLRREGGGARGPGRSDGPQAVDGERATGRHPRSGPVLSPKEEGWGLEGPASLNPRPRQ, via the exons ATGTCGCCGCCCGGGGCCGCTTTCTCGGTCCCGTCGCCGGAGGAGGGGCGGGCGGGCGCCATGCTCCGCGGGGGCGCCGCCTTGGGGGCCCTCCTGCTCATCT GCGTGGCGGCTTTGCGCAAGTGGATCGCCGGCGGCGTGTGCCGCAGCGGCCGGCGGCAGGACGGCAAGACGGTCTTGGTGACGGGGGCCAACACGGGCATCGGCAAGGAGACCTGCAGAGAGCTGGCCAGGCGAG GTGCCCGCGTGGTGATGGCGTGCAGAGACATGAGCCGGGCCGGGCGGGCGGCCCAGGAGATCCGGGCGTCCACGGGCAACGGGAACGTGGTGACCCGACACCTGGACCTGGCGTCGCTCTACTCCGTCAGACAGTTTGCCAAAGACTTCCTGGAGAGCGAGGACAGGCTGGACCTCCTGATCAACAACGCCG GCGTGATGATGTGCCCCAGGGGGCTGACGGAGGACGGCTTCGAGACTCAGTTTGCCGTCAATCATCTGTCTCACTTCCTCCTGACCAACCTGCTGCTCCCTAAACTGAAGAGCTCCGCCCCCAGCCGCGTGGTCACCGTGGCGTCGGTGGCCCACCGGGGAGGTAGGCGCCTACCAGGAGCGCCGTCCCGTCGCGGCGCCAAAGCGCGGCCCTCCCACGTCTGGCTCCACGTCCAGGTCACATCGATTTTTCCGATCTCTTCTTCGCCTCTCGTCCGTACGGGCCGCTGCAGAGCTACCGGCAGAGCAAGCTGGCCAACGTGCTCTTTGGCCGAGAGTTGGCTCGCCGTCTCCGAGGTGGG GCACCGACGTGAGCTCCTTCTGCGTGCACCCCGGCGTCATCCGGACCGAGCTGGGCCGCCACGTGGAAAGCCGCTTCCCCCTGTGCGGGGCGCTGCTGCGGCTGCCGGCGCGCCTGCTGATGAAGACGCCGTGGCAGGGCAGCCAGACCAGCCTGTACTGCGCCGTCACGCCCGGACTGGAGGAGTTTTCGGGCTGCTACTTCAG CGACTGCGCCGTGAAGGAGGCGGCGCCCGAGGGCCGGGACGATCGGACGGCCCGCAGGCTGTGGACGGAGAGCGCGCGACTGGTCGGCATCCCCGATCGGGACCCGTGCTGAGTCCAAAAGAGGAGGGTTGGGGCCTAGAAGGACCAGCTAGCCTCAACCCCCGTCCACGCCAGTAA
- the crdhl gene encoding retinol dehydrogenase 12 isoform X2: protein MSPPGAAFSVPSPEEGRAGAMLRGGAALGALLLICVAALRKWIAGGVCRSGRRQDGKTVLVTGANTGIGKETCRELARRGARVVMACRDMSRAGRAAQEIRASTGNGNVVTRHLDLASLYSVRQFAKDFLESEDRLDLLINNAGVMMCPRGLTEDGFETQFAVNHLSHFLLTNLLLPKLKSSAPSRVVTVASVAHRGGHIDFSDLFFASRPYGPLQSYRQSKLANVLFGRELARRLRGTDVSSFCVHPGVIRTELGRHVESRFPLCGALLRLPARLLMKTPWQGSQTSLYCAVTPGLEEFSGCYFSDCAVKEAAPEGRDDRTARRLWTESARLVGIPDRDPC from the exons ATGTCGCCGCCCGGGGCCGCTTTCTCGGTCCCGTCGCCGGAGGAGGGGCGGGCGGGCGCCATGCTCCGCGGGGGCGCCGCCTTGGGGGCCCTCCTGCTCATCT GCGTGGCGGCTTTGCGCAAGTGGATCGCCGGCGGCGTGTGCCGCAGCGGCCGGCGGCAGGACGGCAAGACGGTCTTGGTGACGGGGGCCAACACGGGCATCGGCAAGGAGACCTGCAGAGAGCTGGCCAGGCGAG GTGCCCGCGTGGTGATGGCGTGCAGAGACATGAGCCGGGCCGGGCGGGCGGCCCAGGAGATCCGGGCGTCCACGGGCAACGGGAACGTGGTGACCCGACACCTGGACCTGGCGTCGCTCTACTCCGTCAGACAGTTTGCCAAAGACTTCCTGGAGAGCGAGGACAGGCTGGACCTCCTGATCAACAACGCCG GCGTGATGATGTGCCCCAGGGGGCTGACGGAGGACGGCTTCGAGACTCAGTTTGCCGTCAATCATCTGTCTCACTTCCTCCTGACCAACCTGCTGCTCCCTAAACTGAAGAGCTCCGCCCCCAGCCGCGTGGTCACCGTGGCGTCGGTGGCCCACCGGGGAG GTCACATCGATTTTTCCGATCTCTTCTTCGCCTCTCGTCCGTACGGGCCGCTGCAGAGCTACCGGCAGAGCAAGCTGGCCAACGTGCTCTTTGGCCGAGAGTTGGCTCGCCGTCTCCGAG GCACCGACGTGAGCTCCTTCTGCGTGCACCCCGGCGTCATCCGGACCGAGCTGGGCCGCCACGTGGAAAGCCGCTTCCCCCTGTGCGGGGCGCTGCTGCGGCTGCCGGCGCGCCTGCTGATGAAGACGCCGTGGCAGGGCAGCCAGACCAGCCTGTACTGCGCCGTCACGCCCGGACTGGAGGAGTTTTCGGGCTGCTACTTCAG CGACTGCGCCGTGAAGGAGGCGGCGCCCGAGGGCCGGGACGATCGGACGGCCCGCAGGCTGTGGACGGAGAGCGCGCGACTGGTCGGCATCCCCGATCGGGACCCGTGCTGA